In Hevea brasiliensis isolate MT/VB/25A 57/8 unplaced genomic scaffold, ASM3005281v1 Scaf65, whole genome shotgun sequence, the genomic window taagatcttcgctggcagaggttggattaagagggctgtataggggatcagctcccatatatgtattgtttgacattatcgggtgtgtgagtgctccaaattgcctttttgatgtgatttgtataaaatttatgacgatgttgcatttcactctacagggtgcattagctttagatagctatagagattatggttaaaattgatattttactctataagtcgaacgctcactcctgttcattatttttctaggctacaggaggattattgctgtggttaacctgcttttcttcttcacaGATCgcttattaatatttgtataattctattaactcctagaattttcgcatgtgttagaaatatttatttgatttgggtctgtaatataatttgccATGTTTGACTTGTAAACTTATTTTATGCATGTacgttggactggatgagggagttcagctcccatttgactttatgttattatgagtatatggagggtgagctgagccccccaattgattatatattgtgtttataggtcggatAAGTAAAAAACTctccattaaaatgttcattttaTGGTCGAATTCTGTCCAGTTGAATTATTGAAATTGGGCCCTAGAGTTGGGTTgacgaatagttaggcttactacgggccttgggggctttagactggcccaggtcttagtgccgattcagcccataggttgggtcgtgacataatttatattattatatatatattttttaattttaaacatttttatctatttatatttttaaaacctattattatatatatatattaattatattacattttagcTTATAATCaagttaatattatatgttaataaataacacataacttttataaaaatataatcgaataaaaaaataattttaaaatgataaatattattatttatataattaattaaaatgaaattgcagataatgttttaatttaaaaaattaaatagaatatttataatactacgataatattatataatatataaaattaataaaaaaattatataaaaaaaattaaatcatgagATTTTATAACGCGTATGATATTAAAACTAAAACATACGATATATTTACAAATGATACCATCTATTTAAATAATCAActtaaaaatatttcatttatcaaTAAATTGTcattatctttttctgatttgtACAAGCCAACTGACAAAGAATATCACTTGACAAAAGATATTGATCAATTAGTATTCTACATgacaaataatattaattaattgatatgCAAATGAGGATACAGTGTTAATGATTATTTAAAATCTACTTGAATTAGTTtgtgtttttaatttttaaaatttagattaaaataggatgttaaatattaattattcttttttaatttgataatattaattaacttttttatttatttaataaggaTACAGGGTTaatgattatttaaaatttacttgaatcagtttatctttttaatttttaaaatttagattaaaataggatattaaatattaattatgcttttttaatttgataatattaattaacttaattatttattcacactttaaataaaaattatattgaaacTAAAGTGTATAAATAAATTTACAAATGAATTCCACTTActtaagtaatttaaaaaaatgcTACTTAAAAAAGGACATTGATTAATTAATATACCacgtaaaaaataatattaattaattgatataaaaataaagatattgagttaatgattatttaaaatttacttaagttaatttatctttttaatttttaaaatttaaatgaaagtatgatattaaatattaattctgtttttttctctgataatatcgatcgatttttttatttattatacttaaaataaaattataattaattaaaaattttatattaataaaattttataatataattataaaaatataaaaatacatataatttatataataaataattcacaCAATACGGATAAAATataaaagataaaattataatCTAATTAAATATAACGAatgagaaaataaataaataaataaataacttcgAGATTTCTTCCCAAGAGCTTAAGTACTATATgcgtctttcttttttttttcttttttttttttaactgtacACAAGAGAAGGGTGCATGGTTAAAGGCATAATTCTCTCACTGATTCATCCTAATTCTAACCCTAGCGTCTAAGAAAGAAGAAAACCCTTAAACCTTAAATTTAGCCTAACCGACACTGTAACAAAGCATCCATATCCAGTTCCTATCTTTTCATCATCTGCTGCTCTCCTCTCCTGCAGAAACAACCAACAAAACAATCACACTTCAGCCAGTAGCTCTCACCATATTTTCTCAGCATACAAAcagaaaattaaaacaaaatgaaagaagaaaaaaaaagataattattataaaagaaattaaacaaGCATGAAAAATATGGAAAGAAAACGAACCTTTGATGGATTGGAGTATTTTATCACGGCACGGCTCGTACGGTGGTTTTCCTACTGAGAGGCGAGCAAGGCAAGATCGGCCTTGAAAAGAACACCAAATCCACAACCGAAGCCATGCGTCGAAGTTGCGTATTCTGACCAAAACTTGCATTGATAACCTTATCTTTGGCGTTTAATCCCTCGCCGATATCTTCACCGAGATGTAATTCCTCATTTCTAATCCTTAACACCTGGCTATGCACAACAAATTTTGGCAATTCCTCGGTCTCCTCCGATGACCTTCTGCCCTCCCTATCCATCTCGGCCTCGGTACACTCCTTCACTCTCACTATCTTCCCGTAGTGATCACCAGATTCAGAGGCTATCTCCGCCAAAGAGAAATCCTTGGATTTCTGCTGTATTCCAAGATCAGAGACTCGATCTTGAGTCTCTTGGATCGACTTGACAGTCATGTTTATACAAAATCttggaaaagaaaatagaaatggAGCTTGTGTCGAGCAGGTGATTCTCGTTTGAGGAGCGTATTTATATATGGTGAGGACAAAAACGGTGCGTTTTATTTTCCTCTAGCCCCTGGATACGTGGTGAAAAGGAACCGTGGATAGATGACGCGTGGAAGAAGATTGAGTAAAAG contains:
- the LOC110641415 gene encoding uncharacterized protein LOC110641415: MTVKSIQETQDRVSDLGIQQKSKDFSLAEIASESGDHYGKIVRVKECTEAEMDREGRRSSEETEELPKFVVHSQVLRIRNEELHLGEDIGEGLNAKDKVINASFGQNTQLRRMASVVDLVFFSRPILPCSPLSRKTTVRAVP